The Psychrobacillus sp. FSL K6-4046 DNA window AAATATACCATACTGCTATTTCAGGTACAATAACAGTAACAACAAACGGAACAACATATTCAGTTGGAGGTAAAACATATACAGCAACAGGAACAACGACAGGGTCAGGGACATCAACTGGATCAGGAACAACAACAGGAACTGGAGCCGTTAAACCAACTACTCCCGTGTCTAACGGAAAAGTTGTAATTAAAAGTAAGAACTTACAAACTGAAGAAGTAGTATTGGAGAATACAGGTACCACAACGGTTAATCTTAAAAATTGGGTTATAGTGTCAGTAGAAGGCAATCAGCGTTTTACTTTACCAACATACTCTCTGAAAGCCAACCAAAAAGTAACCTTAACAAGTGGATCTAAAGGAAAAACTGGTACTGGATATATTAAAATATCAGGAGCTCAAGTTTGGAACAATTCAGGAGACCCTGCACAACTATTAAATCCTCAGGGAGTGAAGGTAAGTGAGCTTAAGTAAAAAATATACACTTGATCGTATTGAAGAAGGTATGTATGTTTTTTTAGAAGCACCAGAAGAATTGCAACAATTGATACTACCAATTTCGACTTTTGATATTACTTTAAACGAAGGAGAAATTGTGAATATCACAACAACGGATGAAGGATATCAGCTGGAAGTTTTAAAGGAAGAGACACTAGCAAGACGCAAGGAAATTAGTGCATTATTAGAAGATCTAATAAATAGAAATAAATAAAATGAAATCCCATTCCAATTTGGAGTGGGATTTTTTATAATGCTAGACGTTAAGTGACTGGGCTAAAGAAATCGGTAGTTGTATAGTATATAGTGAATATATATAATATATAAAGAGGTATGGACTGATGAATATATTAAGTTAATTGATAAAGATAAAAATTTATTTTAACTATATTTCGAAAATATTTTCGAGGGGTTTACGATAGATACACACATGGATGTAAAGGAGGTATCTGCATGCAAATCATTATATCTAACAGTTCAAAGGAACCGATTTATGAACAGATTTTCAAACAAATTCAGACTAAAATCTTGTCAGGTGAGTTAAAGGAAGGAACCGCTTTACCTTCCATTAGACAATTGGCCAAAGATTTAAGAGTCAGTGTGATTACTACAAAACGAGCATATGAAGAATTAGAAAAGGCAGGCTTCATATATTTAATTGTTGGAAAAGGTTCATTTATAGCGGAGCAAAATTTAGATGTTATTCGAGAGAAAAAATTACGTGTAATTGAAGAACAATTAAGTGCGGTTATCTCCAACAGTAAAGAATCAGGGTTATCTTATGAAGAATTACAAGATTTATTAAAGCTGCTGTACGAGGAGTGAGAGGAATGGGAAATGTAATAGAGTTCCAGGGGGTTTCTAAAAAATTTGAGACATTAACTATCGACAATGTAGATTTACAGATAAAAGAAGGATACACAACAGGATTTATTGGTCCGAATGGATCTGGTAAATCGACGATGATCAAGTTAATGATGAATCTTTTACAGCCGGATAAGGGAAAGGTAAGTGTATTTGGACAAAATTATGCCAGCCATGAGAAAGAAATTAAAAACCGTATAGGCTTCGTATACGACAGCAATATATTTTATCAATCCCTGAATTTAAAAGAAATTAGTAAAATAGTTGCTCCCGCTTATAAAGCATGGGATGATCAACAATTTAATCAGTATGTTAATCAATTTGAGTTACCTCTAAATAAATCTCTTAAAAATTTTTCTAAAGGTATGAAAATGAAAGCTTCTATAGCTATTGCCTTATCTCATCATGCTGAATTAATTATTATGGATGAGCCGACATCAGGATTAGATCCTACGTTTCGCAGAGAGTTGCTAGACATTTTTCAAGGAATTATGGTAAATGAGGGTAGGAGTATATTTTTTTCAACGCATACGACAAGCGATTTAGAACGTTTTGCTGATTATATTGTATTAGTTGATAAAGGGAAAATTCTTCTTAACCAACGCATAGATGAGTTACAGGAACGATATGTCGTTGTAAAAGGAAGCACGGATTTACTAGACCGAGATACAGAAGCACATTTCATTGACATAGAACGTTCTCAAGGGGTATTTCAAGCTTTGTCAAAAGATGCAGAAGAAGTACAAAAAGTCTTTGAGGATCATGTCGTGATAGAGAAAGCCTCTTTAGATGAAATTATGTATTATATGAAATCTGCCCAAAGAAGCAAGGTAAATAGTTAAATTTATAAATGACCGCGAAAAAGCGTCCGAGATATGAACATAAACCAATTCTAAATGCATATAATTTTCTTTTTAACGTTCGTGTTCTTCTGTAAAAATAGGAAATATGAAAATGAGTTTAAAAGATAATGTTTTAAAGACTTTAATAATATATTAAGGTCTTTTTTTAGCTTTGTTAAAGTTATTGGTTGATTTTTACTAACAACTCTTTTTATAGCGACTGTAAATATAAAAGGAACATTCAAATCGCTATTAAGAACATAAATAGATGATGAAATTGGGGGTGGTGACAGTTTTTCAACTTTGCTTATGCGAGTAAATTGATTAGCGCTTTATCGATCCTAAAGCTGTTCCCATTTATTGATTGGAGCGCCAGACGGCGACTCCTACGGGATGACATAGCTATCAAGTTAAGAAAAATTTACGTCATTCACTCTCATATGAACTGGTATTTTTGAAAATTAGACCATATGAAATTAACACTTTTTAGTTTAACCAAAAAATGTAAGTTTAATTTCTTTCTATACAGGGCATAGAATACTAACTATAGTTTACACCGAGTATAATCAATGGATCCTTTTCAGGTGGCCCTTTTGTTTTCAATGCATGTTTACAAAGAGCATCATGAAACCTTTTCAGGACCCCATTGGTAAGCTTGGTGTATTTTTTTATGCTTTCAAACATCAAGCGAATAAAGCGTAGGGCAACTGAGATACCCTTTTGAATGCTTATCTCTATTCTAGATTGCTCTAGCAAGAATAAGCGTGCCTGATACGTTGTTGTAGCTGTGATTAGAAACAATAATAAATGGGCGAAAAAATGACATAGCACACGTTCTTCCTTTATCTGTTTATAAAAGGTGGTCGGGAAATTGGATTTCCATCCCTTAAACAATAACTCGATCTGCCAGCGCAATCGGTAAAGGTCCATCACTTTCTCAGCTGGGATGATATCCGGAAGGTTTGTCATAATAATCGTAGCCCCATCTAGCGCCCTTACGTGTTCTTTTGTTTGGTAACGTGAATGTTTACGTTTATACTGACCACTTTTATCTTGTTCCTCCGTATGCCGATACAAAATCAAACGGGTAGGGAATTTATAGTCATACCCGACAAAGACTTCCTCCCATTCCCTTATGGAGCCACGCTCCATTTGTTCCAGATGCTCTGCCAAAGATTCCTTCTGATAAAAAGAGGATTTGACGACCCTGCCATCGGCATGGTATCGAGGGTTTGGATTCCCTGTATAGATAGAACAATCTGGTCGAACTCTAGAGACGAAATAGCCCCCTGTCTCATCGATTTTTTTGAATGTAGGTAGATGAAAATAACCCAAGTCCTGTATAAACAAATCGCCAGGTGAGACCGTCTCTAATCGATACTTTCCGTATAGGGAATCGTTTTCTTTTCCGTTCCTCCAGTCAGCCAACAAGAACTGTCCTGTCAGGAATTCATACTCCAGCTGGCATTTTAATTCGGCTCGATAGACGCCAGGAAAAGTCTCCTTCAAATCCGAAGGAAGGGAATGGATGGTCGCATCTATTATACGGATCCTCTCACAAAATTTTTGTAGCTCGTCACTGATCGGCAACTGATAATTTAACTTCATTTGTATAAAATGTTCCAAACACTTTTTTAGGAATACAATTAATTCTTTATTTAAACGTTGGTTTATTGCCTCTGGAGTCATAGAAATATGGCAGGTTTCTTCTAATGATAGGCTTAGCTCGCGTAGTGAACTGCCAGCCAGGTTTCCACAATGATAAAGAAGAATGTGGAGAAATGAATACGCATCAAGCTTTCGTTTTCGTTTGATCCATCCTGATTCTTTGGCCCAACTATCCAACATATCCGGGGAAAACAGTTTATACAATTGTTCCATTAAGAGTTTCCATTCGTCTAAATCAGTTCTTTTCATATGAAGCACCTCCTGTTGGTTAGTTTTCTATACCAACCTCGAGGGTTTTTATAAACTTCTTAACTTGATAGCTATGCTACGGGATGAGTGAGACAGATAAGACATCACAACCACGCGCGTAAGCGATGGGTGATGGCTTATCGCTCACCCCGAGGAAAGCGTCCGGCTGGTGCGAACAATCAATTCTACTCTCTGATCTAAGATTTCTTTGCATCATAAATCATCCCAAACCCTACCCTTTCACATAGCTTTTTTTTTACAAAAATCAGATTTTAATATTGTGCATACCGTTAATATAGTATATAGTGTGTATATATCACATATACTCTTTTGCTTTATCTATGTCAGGAGGGGGTTCTAGCTCAGTTAATTTCATAAATAGCTTTTTAACATTTAAACATGTACATTTCTATCTGCTGATTGCGATAGGAGGTGACTCCAGAGGGATGAGTTAAGGAGCAATAAAAATCGTGTCAAAGAAAAGTTTGATAGCACGCATTTTAATTTTAATAAGGGGTGAGGAAAATAGAAAATTTAGTAGAGTTTAAAAATGTCAGCAAATATTTTAAAGATTTCTCCTTAGAGAATATGAATTTACATGTTAAACAAGGGAAAATAACAGGATTTGTAGGGGCGAACGGGGCAGGGAAATCATCCACCATGAAGCTAATAATGAATCTTTTACAACCAGATACAGGTAATATAAAAATATTTGGTAAGGATTATGCCGATCATGAAAAGGAAATTAAAGAGCGCATAGGATTTGTTTATGATAGTAATGTATTTTACGAGAGTTTGAATCTAAAAGATATCCGTAAAATAATTGGCCCAGCTTATCAAAATTGGAGTGACAGTCAATTTAATGATTATGTTAGAAAGTTTGAACTCCCATTAAACAAAGCTATTAAAACCTTTTCCAAAGGAATGCTGATGAAAACTTCTTTAGCAATAGCCCTATCTCATGAAGCTGAATTTATAATGATGGATGAGCCGACAGCTGGTTTAGATCCCGTTTTTCGAAGAGAATTGCTGGATATTTTAAAAGATATGATGGTAGATGGAAGGCGGACTATCTTCTTCTCCACCCATATAACCAGTGATTTAGAAAGAATCGCAGATAATATTACTTTCATTCATAAAGGAAAGATTCTTTTCAACGAGTCGATAAGAAATATACAGGAGCGTTATGCATTAGTAAAAGGAAGTGCAAATCTAATCAACCAAGACATTGAAAAATGTTTTATCAGTATGGAACGTTCTTCGACAGAATTTCAAGCAATAACAAATAATGCAGAAGAAGTAAAAAGATTATTAGGAGCTCAAGTGGTTATTGAAGAAGCTACCTTGGAGGATATTATGTTTTATACGAAAGGAGCTATAGGGCAATATGTATAATTTGATAAAAAAAGATTTAGTTATTCAAAAAACACAGATACTACTTTTTATTCCGTTTATTATGTTCTTTGCAATATTTGCTGATCATATGAGTCCAGCCTTTGTTTTTCTGATGGCTAGCATGTATATACCACTGAATGGATATATTTACGATGAACAAGTAGAATCTAATATACTTCTTAATTCTTTGCCTTATACGAGAAAAGAGATTGTGGCAGCAAAGTACATCGGCGCTATTGCATATATGATTGTATCAATAGGAGTAGCTAGTATTATTTTTTATATATTTAGTTATGACTTTTTGATAAAGGATATATCTATCGCCATGGGATTATTCTTCATTTTCACAGCAATAGCCTTTCCGTTATTTTATATTTTAAAACCCGGATATATAGGTGCAGTGGTTATGGTTGGATTTCTATTCTTAGCTGTTGTTATCCCGCCAGTCTTTCAATTCCTGACCAAACATCTCACTGCGATTACAGATTTTCTAACTAGCATGTCGACAACAACTCTTTACCTTAGTGGCGCAGCTACCTGCATTATAATTTATCTAATTTCCTGGATGGTTAGCCAATCTGTATATCAGCGGAAGGTATTTTAAGTTTGGAAAATTGGAGTTTAGAAACGTTCTTCACTAAAAAAGGAATGTCTCCAATCTGAGACATTCCTATATAGGCTTATTTTGTTTAAATAACATGTCTTAAAGAATCATATACAATTGTGATACACTTTTCTAACCGACGGGATCGGTTATTCTCATCTACTATGTGAAGGCTAATACCGTACTCATTAAATAAGCTTTTCAATTGTTCATTGTCCTGTAACCTCTGTTTTTGTGAGACAGGAAGTCTGGTTCCATCCATTTCATACTCAT harbors:
- a CDS encoding DUF3006 family protein, with product MSLSKKYTLDRIEEGMYVFLEAPEELQQLILPISTFDITLNEGEIVNITTTDEGYQLEVLKEETLARRKEISALLEDLINRNK
- a CDS encoding GntR family transcriptional regulator, translated to MQIIISNSSKEPIYEQIFKQIQTKILSGELKEGTALPSIRQLAKDLRVSVITTKRAYEELEKAGFIYLIVGKGSFIAEQNLDVIREKKLRVIEEQLSAVISNSKESGLSYEELQDLLKLLYEE
- a CDS encoding ABC transporter ATP-binding protein, with amino-acid sequence MGNVIEFQGVSKKFETLTIDNVDLQIKEGYTTGFIGPNGSGKSTMIKLMMNLLQPDKGKVSVFGQNYASHEKEIKNRIGFVYDSNIFYQSLNLKEISKIVAPAYKAWDDQQFNQYVNQFELPLNKSLKNFSKGMKMKASIAIALSHHAELIIMDEPTSGLDPTFRRELLDIFQGIMVNEGRSIFFSTHTTSDLERFADYIVLVDKGKILLNQRIDELQERYVVVKGSTDLLDRDTEAHFIDIERSQGVFQALSKDAEEVQKVFEDHVVIEKASLDEIMYYMKSAQRSKVNS
- a CDS encoding IS4 family transposase, which encodes MKRTDLDEWKLLMEQLYKLFSPDMLDSWAKESGWIKRKRKLDAYSFLHILLYHCGNLAGSSLRELSLSLEETCHISMTPEAINQRLNKELIVFLKKCLEHFIQMKLNYQLPISDELQKFCERIRIIDATIHSLPSDLKETFPGVYRAELKCQLEYEFLTGQFLLADWRNGKENDSLYGKYRLETVSPGDLFIQDLGYFHLPTFKKIDETGGYFVSRVRPDCSIYTGNPNPRYHADGRVVKSSFYQKESLAEHLEQMERGSIREWEEVFVGYDYKFPTRLILYRHTEEQDKSGQYKRKHSRYQTKEHVRALDGATIIMTNLPDIIPAEKVMDLYRLRWQIELLFKGWKSNFPTTFYKQIKEERVLCHFFAHLLLFLITATTTYQARLFLLEQSRIEISIQKGISVALRFIRLMFESIKKYTKLTNGVLKRFHDALCKHALKTKGPPEKDPLIILGVNYS
- a CDS encoding ABC transporter ATP-binding protein, with amino-acid sequence MENLVEFKNVSKYFKDFSLENMNLHVKQGKITGFVGANGAGKSSTMKLIMNLLQPDTGNIKIFGKDYADHEKEIKERIGFVYDSNVFYESLNLKDIRKIIGPAYQNWSDSQFNDYVRKFELPLNKAIKTFSKGMLMKTSLAIALSHEAEFIMMDEPTAGLDPVFRRELLDILKDMMVDGRRTIFFSTHITSDLERIADNITFIHKGKILFNESIRNIQERYALVKGSANLINQDIEKCFISMERSSTEFQAITNNAEEVKRLLGAQVVIEEATLEDIMFYTKGAIGQYV
- a CDS encoding ABC-2 transporter permease yields the protein MYNLIKKDLVIQKTQILLFIPFIMFFAIFADHMSPAFVFLMASMYIPLNGYIYDEQVESNILLNSLPYTRKEIVAAKYIGAIAYMIVSIGVASIIFYIFSYDFLIKDISIAMGLFFIFTAIAFPLFYILKPGYIGAVVMVGFLFLAVVIPPVFQFLTKHLTAITDFLTSMSTTTLYLSGAATCIIIYLISWMVSQSVYQRKVF